Genomic DNA from Paenibacillus sp. MBLB1832:
TCGATGGATTTAGAGCATCGCTCGGGCATTCTATCCCGTGTACTTGCGCTCATCGCGAATTTGGAAGGCAACGTATTGACCATTCATCAGACCATTCCGCTTCAAGGCATGGCGAACGTCGTGATCTCTTTAGAAATTTCTTCGATGGGTGAGGAAATTCGTGAGATCGTGGATCGCCTCGGTGCACAAGACGGAGTCAAGCGTGCCATGGTCATCGGCCAGGGCAGTTAAAAAACGTAAATTATTCGGGAGGTAATGAAATGAAACCCATTAAGGTTGGTTTACTAGGTTTAGGGACAGTTGGAACAGGTGTTGTACGTATTGTTGAAGGTCATCAAGAGGATTTGCAGCGTCAAACAGGATCTTCCATTGAAATTGCCAAAATCCTTGTACAAGATAAATCCAAGCAACGCAACATTTCTGTTGATGCGGATAAGCTGACTGAAAACGTCTGGGACGTAATCGGCGACAGTGAGATCGATATCGTAGTGGAAGTAATGGGCGGCGTGGCTGCAACGAAAGACCACATTCTAACAGCGCTTGGCAACGGCAAGCATATCATTACAGCGAATAAGGATCTTATGGCGATGCATGGCGCGGAAATTTTGGCCAAAGCTGCTGAGAATAACTGTGATGTCTTCTATGAAGCGAGCGTTGCAGGCGGTATCCCGATCATTCGTGCGCTGGTCGAAGGCTTCTCTTCGGATCGCATCACGAAAATTATGGGGATTGTGAACGGAACGACGAACTATATATTGACCAAAATGAGCCAAGAAGGTGCAGCTTACGCCGATGTCCTTAAGGAAGCGCAAGAGCTGGGCTATGCGGAAGCAGATCCGACTTCGGATGTTGAAGGTCTAGACGCTGCTCGCAAAATGACGATTCTTTCAACGCTTGGATTCCATGCCAATGTAGCGTTAAGTGACGTTGAAGCAAAAGGGATCTCCAAGGTTACGAAGGAAGATATTCTGTACGGGAAGAAGCTTGGCTATGAAGTGAAACTACTTGGGATTGCTGAAAATCATGATGGGCACATTTCGGTTAGTGTTCAACCTACAATGGTCAAAAATTCCCATCCGCTAGCCTCTGTCAATGGCGTGTTCAATGCGGTTTACGTCACAGGTGAAGCAGTTGGCGAAACGATGTTCTACGGAGCGGGTGCCGGCGAGCTTCCGACGGCAACTTCCGTTGTAGCTGACTTAGTCGCGGTTGTGCGTAATTTGAAGTTAGGGATCAATGGGCGTACGGTTCAAGCTCCTTATAAAGAGAAGAAACTCAAAACCGATGATCAAATCGCATCCAAAAACTTTATTTTGCTCCATGTTGAAGATAAAGCGGGTGTGCTTGCCCAAATTACACAAATTTTCGCTGAACATGAAGTGAGTTTGGAATCGGTATTTCAACACCCGAACAAAACAAATCCGAAGGCTGAAATTATTATCATCACGCATGATGCGAATCAAGCAAGCATGAAAAATGTGTTGCAGCAATTCGAAACGATGGACGTGATTCACGCAATTAAGAGCGTGTACCGTGTTGAAGGATAAACAATAGTGAAGAGAGGCGTTAGTTTCGAATGAGCTACAAGACAGTACAAAAGGTAAGGGTAAAAGTACCGGCTAGCACGGCTAATTTAGGACCCGGCTTTGACTCTTTGGGGATGGCCTTGAACTTATACGCTTGGATTGATATGGCGATTTCGGATCACACCTCGATTCATTTGATCGGGGATCAAATGAACGGCATTCCAACGGATAAGTCGAACTTGATCTATAAGGTTGCTCAAATGGTGTTTGACAAGGCCGGTGTTTCACATCCAGAGCTTGAGATTAGCATGTACAGCGAGATCCCGCTCACACGCGGACTCGGGAGCAGCGCTTCTGCGATCGTTGGTGCCCTTGCAGGCGCAAATGCGCTGATCGGGAATCGATTTACAACGTACGAGTTGTTCCAAATCGCATCCAAATTAGAGAAGCACCCAGACAATGTCGGTGCTAGCCTATACGGCGGAATCATCGTGGCTTTCTGGGACGATGTGCAAGCCGAATCGATTCGTATTGAGCCTGATCCCAATCTAGAGGTGCTCGTTGCCATTCCGGCATTCCAGCTATCGACGGAGAAGGCGAGAGGCATCATGCCGCAGCAAGTATCCATGAAAGATGCGGTATTCAACCTGAGCCACTCCTCACTGCTTGTTGCTGCGCTGAGCACAGGGAATCTTGGCATGATTCGATTTGCCATGAAAGATCGCTTACACCAGCCGTATCGTGCCTCGCTTATTCCTGGGATGCAACTACTACTGGACGAAAGTGAGCATCATGGTGCGTTAGGCGTAGCGCTAAGCGGAGCAGGCCCGACGATGCTTGCGCTCGTGGATGCGCGCAGCAAGCAGAAGGAAGAGCTACAAGCGTTCCTGCAAGGCACTTTGGCTAATGAAGGCATTCAAGCGCAGATGCTGTGGCTGAAGCCGAGCCAAGATGGTGTTGTCACCATTGAATTGCACAGTGGTGATGAATCACTGCTTTCATGGGTACAGAGAGAGGTGCTGGCATGAAACGAGTTGCCATCCTAGGACCGAGTACATTCTCTGAGGAAGCAACACGTCATTTTCTAGGCGACAGCTTCACGTATGTCTCGTATAAGCTGATCTCTGAGGTATTCAATGCAACCGCATCAGGTGAAACGGACCTTAGTGTCATTCCGATTGAGAACACCTTGGAAGGCTCCGTGCATCTCCATGTCGATTGGCTTGTCCATGAAGTGGATTTGCCGATACGAGCAGAATGGGTGTTTCCGATTGATATGAATCTCATCGGTTATCCAAGCCCAGAGCCTGCGACGGATGCGGCTAATCCGTACCGCCATGTTCGTAAAGTGCTGTCTCATCAGGTCGTGCCTGCGCAATGCAATCAGTTCATGAAGCGCTACCTGCGCGATGCAGAGTTTGAGCAGGTGAGCTCAACAGCGGAAGGGGTACGTATTGTATCCACGTTGAATGACCCGACGGTTGTTGCCATCGGCACCGCCATTGCTTCGACGAATTATGGGGTTCCGATGCTGGAACGTGAAATTCAGGATCATAAAGACAACATGACGCGATTCTTGCTAGTGGGCAAGGAAGCGCCAGAGTTGGCATCGTCAACGGATATGAAGACGACGATTCTCGTTACATTGCCTGAGGATTATCCAGGCGCCTTGCACCAAGTGCTTTCTGCATTTGCGTGGCGGCGAATTAATCTTTCGAAGATTGAGTCGAAGCCGACGAAGAAAAAGTTAGGTAATTATTATTTCTATATTGATATTGTAGGCAATATGGATTCGGTTCTGCTGCCCTCAGCCATTCAAGAGATTGAGGCGATTGGCTGTCAGGTTCGGATTTTGGGCTGTTACCCAAGCTATTCCTACAACGGTTCATAAAGGAAATCCCTTGCGCTCTTGGCGTGAGGGATTTTTTTTGTAAGAAAGGGGGCAAAAGCCTAGGAACGTGCATAAACTGTAATATCAAATTGTGAATAAGCGAATGCTTACGCGGCCAAGTTCAACATTATTGGGAGAGAAACGCGAAGAAGATGCTTACGAAAAACGCGAAGGAGGTATGGTTTTGAAAATCCATATTGTCAAAAAAGGCGATACCCTGTACGAACTCGCGAAAAAATACCAAACCACCCTGGATCAGATTATTGCCCTCAATCCTCACATTGCTGACCCAAACAAGATTGATATTGGGATGAAAGTGAAGATTCCATCGGGGCCGAAGCACGTAAATCCGCCAGCAATGGAGTATGTCTACAAACATGTTGTCCAACAAGGGGATAGTTTATGGAAACTCGGTAAAGCTTGGGATGTGCCGTTGCAAGCGATGATTGGGGCGAACGCGCATCTGAAGAATCCGAATGTACTTATGACTGGGGACATTGTCTTCGTTCCTAAGGCTCACCACGGTCACGGACATACGCATGGCGGACACCCTCACAAACTTTCAACGGAGCCATTTGCTCCAGTGCCGATTGTAGAAGCAATGCCCCCAGTTGATATGCAGCAACCCATGATCCCTGCGCCAGCCATGCCAGAAGAGGTGCCTCCGCCGTTATCGCTTGGAGAAACGGTACCTGCCATCCCGCAGCCGATCGCACAGTCGCCTGCCCCTGTAACCGATAACATCGGTCTTCATGAGCCTTATGGGCAAGCAGTGCATCCGTTCCTACAGTTTAATATTCAGGCTACAGAAGTTTCCGTATATCCTGAACAGCAGCCTGAGATGATCTATCCGACCTACCCAGCCTATCCAGATGATAATTGTGAACCACTGCCAACGATGGTGGCGCCAATTTCTGTTGTGGACGAAGGTTGCGGTTGTGGAGGTCCTGCCATGAACGAGCAGCCATGGTACAATAGCCCAACCCATTTCCCGAATATACCGATGGGGAATCCGTGGGATCACGTCTCGCACGAACATCCAGGGTTCTATCCGCCACCAATGCCGTATGACGCACAGTATCCGTATGCCTATTCCCATGATCCCTATGGCGGCATTCCGTATGCAGGTGTACATGATGCTCCTCTGTATGAGACACCGATTTTACCTCAAGTGCATACGCATGAGCTGAGTAAAGTATCAGATACCTTAGAAGAGGTACAAATCGATATTCGTGATAAGCAAAAGGCGGCAAAGTCGAAATCGCAAGCCAATCGTTCCTCGCGCAAAGTAAAACCTTCTGGATCATCCGCTTTGAATTCGTTCCTCAGAGAGCAAGAACGAGCCGTAGAGAGACGGGAGCCTAGCAGACCGAATACGCCATGGATTAATGTATAAAACAAGTAAAAGAAGCCCTCACCGCATCTGTAAAGATGTCGTGAGGGCTTCTTTTCTTGTGCTTACGTACCGTTTAGGCAATCATCCCGAGTGTGAAGAACGTCATTAATCCGATAACGAGATTCATGCCCCACTTTTTCCGCAGAAGCTCGCGGCCGCGGTGGAGTCTAGTTTTAACGGTCGTAATCGGCAAGTTCAAGCGCTCGCTAATTTCCTGGAGAGAGAGCTCTTCCAAATAGTAGAGCGTGATAATGCCTTTATATTTGTCAGCCAATTTATTTATGGAAGCATGCATATGTTCTTGAATTTCGGTTTGAAGCACAGCGTGCTCGGGGGATTGATCATGACTTGCCAGCTTACTGTAGTAGCTGTAGTCGTCATCAACATCGTTCAGCTCGGCATCCAGCGACTGGACAGGTCTTTTCTTGCGAAGCAAGTCGATGGCTACATTTTTCCCGATCCGATAAATCCAAGTTGAGAAATTCTGACTTTCATCAAAGTGGTTTAGGTTCAAATAAACGCGGATAAAGGTTTCTTGGACAATATCCTCCGAATCTGGACGGTTATGCAGCATACGGAAAGCAAGCTTTTGTATTTTGCTGCGATAGAGTTCGACTAACTCCACGAAAGCGTTGCGATCGCCTCGTCTGGATAATTGAATTAATTGAAGTTCTGCCACATTCATGATGTATCCCTCCTTAGAGTTGTCGTTAGGAAACCGCCGTTTAACTTTGTCTATCTTTGACTATATCATTTCTGTGGCTACAGTCAAATTCAATTGAGGACAAGTAATGGATTATAACCATTTGTTACCGAAATCGTGTAAGTTTCGTGACTATTTATAGGGATCTTTGACTTCGTCAAAGTCTTTCTGCTAGGAATGAGGACTCGGTATGGAATGAGAAATGGATGTTGATTTTGTTCGAATGGCGTCAGGTCCGTTCTTATGAGCTTCATTCCATAATGCAACACTACCCCATAAGACAATGACGCCGATAATAAGGAGGGTTGTGCGTTTAATCGGTTTCCTACCATTCATGGTTGCGTTCACCATCCGTCTAGATTGAAATTTCACTCTATATGAATTTCATTTCAGTTTCATTCATTACTCCTATGGTAAATGATGTATAGGGCAACTTGCAAATGGTAACAATACGAAAAAACAAGAAGAAGGGGATCACGTGAATGTACATCGGTTCTTGAAGCAATTAAAAAGAAGGCTACGCTGGAAGCGCAGTTGGTTAATGCCCTGGATTTTCATCCTAGTTGTGTTCGCTGCTTATTACATCTATACAATGAACGATGATCTAGGTGATCATAATCAGAAAGGCCCTAGAGGAGCCATCCAAGCGACTTTAGCCAGAGTGGTACCGAAGGAAGACACGCATCTCCAGGAAGCTGTCAAGCTGCTGCAAACCATTTCTGATCGTAGAGAAAGCTATTTGCTCAAGTCCTATGTGTGCGGGGAAGAACGCAGTCCATTGGGATCGCTGACATCAAAGGAGTTGCTTGGGCTGCAGAAGCAGCATCCGGATTGGAAGTTAAGTATAGAACCGGCTGGGGCAGTTATTTTCACAGAACAAATTGATGATTTATCGCCAGACTGTAAGGAGCATGCCGTGTTCGGCATTGACGGAAGCAGCAATCTGTCGTTATTTAACGGGCTGCCAGCGAATAAACAGATTATACGAACTTTTTTTCAGCTCAATATTCAACAATTAGAAAGCAGTTTGCCAAGGGAAACGATAGCGCAGCTTCATGAAGGAATTAAAGTCTCCGATATAGAGGAGTATAATAGCGTATTATCCACCTTCAGCGATTATGCCATTGAAGCAGTTGAAGGAGCCATATCTCGGTCGAAGTTACGATAAAGATGCATGAAGAGATTGATTCGGGAGAATCCCGGACGATCTCTTTTTTTGTTGAAAGGGAACCATTTTCTTCTAAAAAGGATGGCGTAGCCGATTATTTCGTTATCTGCTATAATGGCAATGACTACATATGTTCGCTTTTTTATAATGGATAGGAGAGAAATGACTTTGCGAATTCTAGGAATAGATCCAGGGATCGCGATTGTCGGCTTTGGCTTTATTGATAAAATCGGCAGTAAGCTAGTTCCTGTACAGTACGGTTCGATCCAAACAGAAGCACATACGGATCCTGGCATTCGGTTGAAGGATGTCTATGACGCTACGGTGCAATTGATAGAGAAATATAAACCTGATGTGTTGTCGATTGAAAAATTATTTTTTAATCGAAACGTCACGACGGCGTTCACGGTTGGCCAAGCCCGGGGCGTCATGATTCTTGCAGGCGTGCAGGCGGGTCTGCCAATCGCTGAATATACGCCGCTTCAAGTGAAGCAAGCCGTGGTTGGCTACGGCAATGCAGAGAAGAAGCAAGTGCAGGAGATGGTCAAGATCTTGCTGAAACTGTCGCAAGTACCGAAGCCAGATGACGTAGCCGATGCGCTGGCTATTGCTATTTGTCATGCGCACTCTTCTTCGCTGCAATCTAGGATAAATGGAGTTGAGAGACGATGATAGATTTCTTGCGAGGCAAAGTCGCCCTGCGTGAAAGTGAATATGCCGTACTCGATGTGAATGGCGTAGGCTATCGGGTATTTTGTCCGAACCCTTATGCGCTGCCTCATCAAGAGAATGAAGATGTGACGATGTTCATCCACTATCATGTACGAGAGGATGCGCATTTGTTATTCGGTTTTATGACGCGCGATGAGCAGTCATTGTTCCGTCTATTGCTGGACGTAAGCGGAATTGGACCGAAAGTGGCACTTGGCATTCTAGCGGCTGGCGGCAGACCGGAGTCTGTCATTTTGGCGATCTCCCAGGAGAATCTAGCATTTCTGACGAAGCTGCCAGGGATCGGGAAGAAAACAGCGCAGCGAATCATTCTGGATTTGAAAGATAAGTTGGGATCCGTGAGCTTCTCCAGTCCTGAGGCGGCAGTTGCTTTGAGCGTAGTTGGCTCGGCGCAATTAACCGAAGGTGGCTTACCTTGGAGCGAGGCGAAAGAAGCGCTGATGACGCTCGGCTATACGGAGGCTGAGGTGGATCGCGCATGGCTGCAAGTGAAGCCGAAAGCGCAGCCGTCTGATTCGGTTGATGTACTCGTGAAACTTGCCCTGCAAGCGCTGTTCACGATGTAAGTGATTAATTTTTAGGAGGGACACCATGGACAACGACCGGATCATATCGGCTAACTTTATGATGGAGGACAATGTAGTCGAGTATAGTCTGCGTCCCCGTTTTTTGGCTGAATATATCGGCCAGAAGCAGGCGAAGGAAAACCTCAAGATCTATATTGAAGCTGCCAAACAAAGGAAAGAAGCCCTGGATCATGTGCTGTTGTATGGCCCGCCAGGTCTTGGGAAAACGACACTGTCAAATATCATCGCCAATGAGCTTGGCGTTAATATCCGCACGACTTCAGGTCCTGCGATTGAACGACCTGGCGATCTTGCGGCCATCCTGACGAATTTGCAGGAAGGCGACGTCTTATTCATCGACGAGATCCACCGCCTCCACCGTACGGTGGAAGAGGTGTTATATCCGGCGATGGAGGATTTTGCCCTTGATATTATTATCGGCAAGGGGCCCAGCGCACGTTCGGTGCGACTCGACCTGCCGCCGTTTACGCTGATCGGCGCCACGACGCGTGTAGGGCTGCTTTCAGCGCCTTTGCGCGACCGCTTCGGGGTCGTCAGCCGGTTGGAGTTTTACACAGTCGATGAGCTGAGCTACATCGTCAGTCGGACGGCCGACATTCTGCAAGTCGGCATCGTTGGTGACGCTGCGCGCGAAATCGGCATGCGCTCACGAGGGACGCCACGGATTGCGAACCGTTTGCTGAAGCGGGTGCGTGACTTCGCGCAGGTGCGAGGCGACGGTATCATCACCATGGAGCTCGCAAGAGAGTCCCTGCGGCTTCTGCAGGTGGATGATTTGGGTCTAGATGAAATTGACCACAAAATGCTGCGAGCGATCATACAGAGCTTCCAGGGAGGCCCTGTTGGGCTTGAAACGATTGCGGCTACGATTGGTGAAGAGAGCCAGACGATCGAGGATGTTTATGAGCCATACCTGCTGCAAATTGGGTTTATGCAGCGCACGCCAAGAGGGCGAACGGTTACGCCCCAAGCCTATCATCACTTAGGCTTACCCATTCCTGAACAACGATAGCGTTCGAGATTAGCCCTATACGAAGCTTTTGCCTAGCTGCAAGGCAGGCAAGAGCTTTTATTTTGTCTTTTTTTCTATGAATCTACAAAACTTCTACTTCCTTCGCGCGTCTACATGATTAGAAGAATGAAGTGTGAAAGGAAACGATACAACTATGAGTGGCCGAACTATTCTGTTGCATCCGAAACGATTGGCTGTTGTCGTGTCTGCCGTCTTAGCCATTGGGGCTAGTACTAGCGTATGGAGTCAGCAAGCTCATGCGGTTGGAACCAAACATTTGGACAGCATTCGTGTTGCTTTGCTAATTAATGCTTCAACCTACAAAAAGATAGAGCCGCTAGTTTCCTTATCGTCCCCCGGCGGCTTTGATGTGGCTGTTCGCAGCACAGCGAGTTCGGAAGCAAAGCCATGGACATCATTAGCCGACACGAACATTCGCATGTCATTAGATCAATACAGTGTCATGATGCTGGAGACATCTGATTTCGCTGCTGCAAAGGCCTTATATACGAAGCTGAACGGTATGGCGGAAGAAAGCTATGTGTTAAGCCGCAACCGTTCAGGCAAAACGGTCTACCAAGTGTATTATGGCAACTTGCCTACGAAGGCAGAGGCTGATTCAGCGGCTGCTGCGGCGATAAAGGATGCAACTGTCGCGACGCTAACCAAGTCGTCTGTGCCAGTCATCAATGGTCCGCTCCATTGGAGTGCGGGCGTTTATGCAACGGAAGCGGCTGCGCAGCAGCAAGCTGCTGTATATGCACAGGCTGGACTTAACGCAGACCTCGTCTTGCAAGCTGATCAAGCCGGCAAATTGAGCTACTATGTGTGGGTTGGCAGTGAATCCACCGATGTGAAGTTGGCGGCTGTGAAGGATGCGGCGCTGAAAGCGGCACCCAATATACCGCTCCAGCCAGCTAATATAGCTTCTCCCTATCTGATTCGCAGATCAGATGTATCTACTGCTGCCGCACCGACAGCTGCTGTCACCCATTATGCGGCTGGGACTGGGGAGCAGAGAACAATATTCAAGCCCAAGCAGCAAACGATTGCCGTCAAAGAGAAGCTGGATCGCAGCTATCGCGGCGCGATGGAGATCAGTGCATTTCACGATCGGTTAGCGCTTGTTAACGAAATTCCCATGGAGCAGTATTTATACGGTGTCGTTGGTGCGGAGTTAAACGCCCAGTGGCCACTGGAAGCGCTCAAAGCGCAGGCTGTAGCCGCGCGCACGTATGCGATTTATCAAGGCAATAAATATGAAATTGCCAATGTCACGGACACGACGCTAGATCAGGCTTACTACGGTGTGGAGAAGGAATTTGCCACAGGCATCCAAGCGGTGGATGCCACACAGGATGAAGTCATTTCGGATAAACGAGGGAATCTGATTTCCCCTGTCTTTGCTTCCAATGCTGGTGGTCAGACGGCTGATCCTATAGAGGTATGGGGGAATGCGGTTGATTATTTGCGCAGCGTCGCAAGTCCTGATCAAGGTGCAGAACAAGGGAAAGCGATCTGGTATCAAATCCAGCTGACCGACGGTCGCACTGGCTTCGTGCATAGCATGTATCTGAAGGATACAGGGCAGAAGGACAAGTCAGGCAAGGCCATTTTCGAATCAACCGAGCAAGATGTTAACGTTCGCTTGGCACCCTATGTGGATAATACGGCTAACCCCGCTATCGCGAAGCTAGCTCTCAAAGAGAAGGTTACTGTGCAAGGGCAAGAGAAGGAATCGAACGCGTATTCATGGATAAGAGGGCCTTATACATTAAGTGATATTAAGAGTAAATTGACAGCAGCGAAAATTACAATTAACGGTGAACTAACGTCGCTCGAGATTACCAAACGAGGCCCATCCGGCCGTGTGATCGAGATGAAAGCGAACGGCGTCGTTGTGAATGTGAAAAATCCAGACGCACTGCGCACAGCATTAGGCGGCTTACCGAGTACCCTGTTTGAAATAGAGGGAGCGGGCAGTTATACTGGTACTAGTTCGAATGCACCAACACTTGCCATGTTGAGCAAAAACGGCATCGTGTCGAGCGCTGCGACGTCAGATTCAGTCTATGTCTTATCGGGGAAGCAGATGCAGCCAACGGCTGTAAAAATTGCGGATCTGATGACGATACGCAGTACAGGCATCTCCAAGCCTTCAAAGTCCGTTGGACCGACGAATGGTTCCTCAACGATTCAAGGCAATCCCATCATGTTCCGAGGCAAAGGCTTTGGTCATGGTTTGGGAATGTCCCAATGGGGAGCGAAAGGTTTTGCCGAGCAAGGTTACGATTATAAGAAAATACTTCAGACCTACTACGCTGGAGTGACTATAACGAAGGAATGAACAGACTAGATGGACGTACAAGCTTTTGATTTTGAATTGCCTGAAACGTTGATTGCTCAGACGCCGCTGCTTAACCGTACGGCGTCTAGATTGCTGACGTTGAATAAAGCGACAGGCGAGATTGCGCATCGCACCTTTGAGAATTTGATTGACTATGTGGAAGCCGGGGATTTGCTCGTGATGAACGATACACGTGTCATTCCAGCGCGGCTTTTTGGCATGAAGAAGGATACAGGAGCCAAGGTGGAATTGCTTCTTCTGAAGCCGCTCGGCGAGGATCGATGGGAAGCATTGGTGAAGCCCGGCAAACGGATGCAGCTAGGAGCTGTGGCCGTATTCGGAACCACGCAAGGGGATGATGATCCGCTTCTAACCGCTGAAGTTGTGGAAGTAGGCGAAATGGGAGCACGTATCCTGCAGTTCCGGTATAAGGGGATTTTCAACGAAATTCTCGATCAGTTGGGCGAGATGCCACTGCCACCGTATATTAAAGAGCAGCTTTCTGAACGGGAACGGTATCAAACCGTCTATGCGAAGCATGAAGGTTCCGCGGCCGCACCTACAGCGGGGTTGCATTTTACAGAGGACTACCTGGCTAAGCTACAAGCCAAAGGTGTACGGTTAGCGTTCGTCACGCTGCACGTTGGACTTGGAACATTCCGTCCCGTATCTGTCGACAAGATCGAAGATCATCAAATGCACGCGGAATATTATATCCTCTCCGAAGAAACAGCCGCGCTTATCAATGAAACCAAGTCAGCGGGGAAACGCGTCATTGCCGTTGGTACAACATCCGCTCGCACCTTGGAAACGGCAGCAGGTCTAAGCCGAGAGGCGCAAGCGTCTACAGATGGCGAACCGCTGCACATTCAACCCTCACAAGGTTGGACATCGATTTTCATCTATCCAGGCTATAAGTTCGGTGTGGTGGACGCGTTGTTAACGAATTTCCATCTTCCGAAGTCCACATTGTTGATGCTGATCAGCGCATTAGCTGGTAAAGATCACATTATGCAGGCATATGAGGAAGCTGTGAAAGCGGAGTATCGTTTTTTCAGCTTTGGCGATGCCATGTTGATTTATTGATTCGTACAGTGAGCAAGCGTGCAAGCTACAAGTGAAGCAAGACTAGAATAGGAAGTGGATGACATGACAGCAGCAGTAACGTATGAACCGATCAAAACGTGTAAGCAATCCGGCGCTCGACTAGGCCGCGTACACACGCCGCATGGCGTTGTGGAAACTCCGGCATTCATGCCAGTTGGCACGCAAGCAACCGTGAAGACGATGAGTCCAGA
This window encodes:
- the ruvB gene encoding Holliday junction branch migration DNA helicase RuvB, giving the protein MDNDRIISANFMMEDNVVEYSLRPRFLAEYIGQKQAKENLKIYIEAAKQRKEALDHVLLYGPPGLGKTTLSNIIANELGVNIRTTSGPAIERPGDLAAILTNLQEGDVLFIDEIHRLHRTVEEVLYPAMEDFALDIIIGKGPSARSVRLDLPPFTLIGATTRVGLLSAPLRDRFGVVSRLEFYTVDELSYIVSRTADILQVGIVGDAAREIGMRSRGTPRIANRLLKRVRDFAQVRGDGIITMELARESLRLLQVDDLGLDEIDHKMLRAIIQSFQGGPVGLETIAATIGEESQTIEDVYEPYLLQIGFMQRTPRGRTVTPQAYHHLGLPIPEQR
- a CDS encoding SpoIID/LytB domain-containing protein — encoded protein: MSGRTILLHPKRLAVVVSAVLAIGASTSVWSQQAHAVGTKHLDSIRVALLINASTYKKIEPLVSLSSPGGFDVAVRSTASSEAKPWTSLADTNIRMSLDQYSVMMLETSDFAAAKALYTKLNGMAEESYVLSRNRSGKTVYQVYYGNLPTKAEADSAAAAAIKDATVATLTKSSVPVINGPLHWSAGVYATEAAAQQQAAVYAQAGLNADLVLQADQAGKLSYYVWVGSESTDVKLAAVKDAALKAAPNIPLQPANIASPYLIRRSDVSTAAAPTAAVTHYAAGTGEQRTIFKPKQQTIAVKEKLDRSYRGAMEISAFHDRLALVNEIPMEQYLYGVVGAELNAQWPLEALKAQAVAARTYAIYQGNKYEIANVTDTTLDQAYYGVEKEFATGIQAVDATQDEVISDKRGNLISPVFASNAGGQTADPIEVWGNAVDYLRSVASPDQGAEQGKAIWYQIQLTDGRTGFVHSMYLKDTGQKDKSGKAIFESTEQDVNVRLAPYVDNTANPAIAKLALKEKVTVQGQEKESNAYSWIRGPYTLSDIKSKLTAAKITINGELTSLEITKRGPSGRVIEMKANGVVVNVKNPDALRTALGGLPSTLFEIEGAGSYTGTSSNAPTLAMLSKNGIVSSAATSDSVYVLSGKQMQPTAVKIADLMTIRSTGISKPSKSVGPTNGSSTIQGNPIMFRGKGFGHGLGMSQWGAKGFAEQGYDYKKILQTYYAGVTITKE
- the queA gene encoding tRNA preQ1(34) S-adenosylmethionine ribosyltransferase-isomerase QueA, with amino-acid sequence MDVQAFDFELPETLIAQTPLLNRTASRLLTLNKATGEIAHRTFENLIDYVEAGDLLVMNDTRVIPARLFGMKKDTGAKVELLLLKPLGEDRWEALVKPGKRMQLGAVAVFGTTQGDDDPLLTAEVVEVGEMGARILQFRYKGIFNEILDQLGEMPLPPYIKEQLSERERYQTVYAKHEGSAAAPTAGLHFTEDYLAKLQAKGVRLAFVTLHVGLGTFRPVSVDKIEDHQMHAEYYILSEETAALINETKSAGKRVIAVGTTSARTLETAAGLSREAQASTDGEPLHIQPSQGWTSIFIYPGYKFGVVDALLTNFHLPKSTLLMLISALAGKDHIMQAYEEAVKAEYRFFSFGDAMLIY